The Periplaneta americana isolate PAMFEO1 chromosome 2, P.americana_PAMFEO1_priV1, whole genome shotgun sequence genome has a window encoding:
- the LOC138694578 gene encoding alkylglycerol monooxygenase-like isoform X3, whose protein sequence is MSRFDSIYMGKDPVFEMYFHEDGNETLSADVISEIKRGIGQMFYIVDREEMTFERPEQVPNIFQQAWPYFLAFLAIENLILWLEEKPTIRINDGITSLSHGIIMECGRLVFRGGENWAYIYIHQHFRVIELPWDSAWTWYLAVIGVDFCYYWVHRACHEVHLLWAQHQVHHSSEEYNLAVGLRQSVLQGWCGFVFYLPLALVIPPAQFLTHQQFNLLYQFWIHTQAISTLGPLEWILNTPKHHRVHHGCNLYCLDKNYGGFLIIWDRIFGTFAEERKGEEIVYGLVYNQPSFNPVFLQVFYNQNVINKWKSMNNWQDKLSAVWKGPSWLPGKPRLGADEDKLDIRSREKYDVRLPVWCNMYLCLHFIVMVIGFQELTIRYMDSPEFF, encoded by the exons ATGTCTCGATTTGATagtatatatatggggaaggacCCTGTGTTTGAAATGTATTTCCATGAAGATGGAAACGAGACTCTGAGTGCCGATGTGATTTCTGAAATAAAACGAGGTATTGGGCAAATGTTCTACATAGTTGACAGAGAAGAAATGACGTTCGAAAGACCGGAACAAGTACCGAACATATTTCAACAG GCGTGGCCTTACTTCTTGGCATTCTTGGCGATTGAGAACCTCATTTTATGGTTGGAAGAAAAACCTACAATACGCATAAACGATGGAATAACATCATTATCTCATGGCATCATAATGGAATGCGGCAG ACTGGTATTTCGAGGTGGAGAGAACTGGGCCTACATCTATATTCATCAACATTTTCGAGTGATTGAACTTCCATGGGACTCTGCTTGGACCTGGTATCTGGCTGTCATTGGTGTTGACTTCTGTTACTACTGGGTACATCGAGCATGCCATG AGGTTCACCTATTATGGGCACAGCACCAGGTCCATCACAGCTCTGAGGAGTACAATCTTGCTGTGGGTCTGCGCCAGTCTGTTCTACAGGGATGGTGTGGCttt GTATTCTACCTGCCTCTTGCGTTGGTCATACCACCAGCACAGTTCCTCACTCATCaacagttcaatttattataccaaTTCTGGATTCATACACAGGCCATTAGCACACTAGGGCCTTTGGAATGGATTCTTAATACACCTAAACATCACAGAGTACACCACG GTTGCAATTTATACTGTTTGGACAAAAATTATGGTGGTTTTCTTATCATATGGGATCGAATCTTTGGAACATTTGCTGAAGAACGCAAAGGTGAAGAAATAGTCTATGGTTTGGTGTATAACCAACCATCATTCAATCCGGTTTTTCTACAG GTATTTTATAATCAGAATGTAATAAACAAATGGAAATCCATGAATAATTGGCAAGATAAATTATCTGCAGTATGGAAAGGACCAAGTTGGTTGCCGGGAAAGCCCCGACTTGGTGCAGATGAGGACAAGCTGGAT ATAAGAAGCAGAGAGAAATATGATGTTCGGCTTCCAGTGTGGTGCAACATGTATCTATGTCTTCATTTTATTGTTATGGTGATTGGTTTTCAAGAACTCACTATCAGATATATG